The window TATCTTCATATGTGCTGCAGCTGGGTAGGTGCTGCTGCGCTCTAGAAGAGACCTCTCGATGTGATGGCATGAGCCCTAACCACCGTTGCCACCTACGGTTTTGTCTGAGCCTGTTAGTGCTGCCTCTGGAGCTTTCCTGTCTCTAACAGCAGCGGGTGAGGGAGACAGGCAGGCGggcgcaggcaggagctgctgtccGTACTAGCAGCAGAGCGCTGGActccttggttttgctttctgtaccTCCATTCAGGCAAAGAATTTTTGTAAACTTGCCCAGGGCTAGTCCAGGATTAGCATTACCGCAATTAGTGTTACTGACTACAGCAGCGGCCTCTCTGCTTGAAAAGGCTTTAACGATTTtctctgaatgttttttctACTGAACTGAGCCCCAGGTCAGTGGCCTCTGACCTCACTTAAAGTCAGGAGAAATTGCTCCTAGAATAAATGAAGTGGCACTGAAAaatgtggtggtggttttgtgtggtcttttttttttttttttttttttaaaatagcatcttGTAGTTAAGGGGCTTATACcaggattttgcattttctttctctccgcCTTAGCAAATAGCAATCGCAAGGGAAGGGGACTTGCTGACCAAAGAACGCCTCTGCTGCGGCCTGTCCATGTTTGAGGTTATCCTGACGAGGATTCGCTCCTTCCTGGACGATCCCATCTGGCGCGGGCCCCTGCCCAGCAACGGGGTGATGCACGTGGACGAGTGCGTGGAATTCCATCGCCTCTGGAGCGCCATGCAGTTCGTCTACTGCATCCCCGTGGGAACGCACGAGTTCACGGTGGAGTACGTACCGCCAGCTGCCAGCAGTCCACCTGCCGGCAACAGTACTTGGCTTGTCCTCCCTGGGACTGCCGGGGGGCCTAGAATGGAGGCGTTTGTTTGCCTGTCTGCAAGAGCTGAGTGCAGAAACAAGGGAAAGTGCTGCGGTCACCGGGAGGGGCTCATAATCCACACACACAGATATTATTGTatctttaacaaaaataacccTCTATTTTGAATATTGCCACTGTATAATGAATGATCCCATGACAAACAGGCCCTACCACACATCTTTCAGTAGCAGTCAGACCCCTATGGACGCTGAACTTAAATAGCTGAatgtttgtgtatatatttctaacaagtattttcttctctgaattaTAAGCAAGAACAAGCACTTGGAGGTTAACGTGATTAACATGACTTAACCAGGAACTGTAGTTCTAGGGTTTGTTAATTTTGAGAATattcttcttttgaaaaactCAACAGTTTCTCAACTCTGATTACTGAGCTGTAACGTGCTTTTCACTGAGCAGTTACGGAGGCAACAGCATGGGacatttgcttcctttcatGCCTGCAGCCCAAAGGAGCATCGTGCTGTTGAATTCCCCATTTGTGCTCTTTGAAAGTGTTGTTTCCTTCGAAAAGGAAATGTAATGCTACTGGAGTCTCATGGGGTGTAAATTTTCTGGAGTAATTATGTTGTGTAAAACTGGGGGGAGGggcttctggttttttgttaAGCATCCATTTGCATTGCTTGTGGTATCTGGAAAGAGAACTTAATTTACTAGAGATTTAGCAGTATTTTCTAGATTAACATCTAACATATTCTAGACTGATATATATGTAGTTTAGTATAATGGCCGATTACTGAGCATTTATTGTGGCTGTGCTTCTGAAAATTTAGGTGAAACATGTTTTATGTGGTGTTGTTCCCTGTTTCAGGCAGTGCTTTGGGGATGGCTTGCACTGGGCTGGCTGTATGATCATCGTACTTTTGGGACAGCAGCGTCGCTTCGATGTGTTGGATTTCTGCTACCACCTGTTGAAAGTCCAAAAGCATGATGGCAAAGACGAGGTTATAAAGAACGTGGTGAGTTGGAAGCACCTGTTCTGTACCTGCTGTAGTAATAATAAATCAGAGCTGTTTGTACACTGAAGCGGTGTAGATGTAACGATTGCTTTCTAGAATGAAACGTCAGAAACGAGAGCACCAGGGATTGTaggaacaaaaaaccccaaggccTTAGTACTGGAGTTGGAAGACTCCTCAGTGTGAATTCTTATTTCCTGGCTATATGGGATTTTCGTAACGCTTCTCATCTCACGCACGTGCGTTCAGACTATGACAAGGCTGCTGTAAATTGCCCTTTTTTGTACAAAAAGCAGCACTGTCAAAACCCAAAATGTGTCCTGGATTTTCACTGGGTTAGCAGTGGAAGGGAAACATTCCTAACATTCCTGGGAGAGGCGAGGTGACGGCATTTGCGTCTGAGGCTTTTTATCTCCAAAGCTGATTCCTGTGTGTCTGGTATTTGGATGTTTGCAGCCTTTGAAGAAAATGGTCGAGAGAATTCGCAAGTTCCAGATTCTGAATGACGAAATAATTGCTATTTTGGACAAGTATCTGAAGTCCGGCGATGGAGAGAGCACACCCGTGGAACACGTGCGCTGCTTCCAGCCACCTATCCATCAGTCCCTTGCCAGCAACTAGACTTCCCACCTTAACGATAAAAGcgtgagaaaggaagaaaaccccaacccacaaaACACACCCAGCAGTTTTAAGGCATCCTGTCAcctgcatttttcagtgtgcCTGTGCCATGTGAGTGGTGCACTGTCCTCTTCAGTCTCCAAGCACAGTAACTGTATACAATCGATACTTATTTTTCTAGACTAAAATTTTATACACTTTGATTAAAAACCTGTGACTgtaaaagattttcaaaatctcTTTGCATTCCTGTAACGAGGTGGCCATTTTAGACTGGACTGGCATAATTTCCCCCCCGAAGCTATCAAAATAATAGCTGTGGAGGCTCAGAAATTGggttctgtagaaaaaaaaaaaaattagaaatcaaTTCTTGTTTGTATTAGAACATTAATTGCTTAATTagcctttattaaaaaaaaacaaacaacaaactcTGCTGGTGCTTTGTGAATAATTTTTCTAGtcagttgattattttttcctctttgagaaACTATTCTCTGAGATCAGTAATTATGGAAATGAAGGCTAATTAAGGTGATTGTTTCAAAGTTATTTAACATGGAAGTGACTGATAGTATTCTGATCTTCTAAAAAGCAGTAGTTTGATTGATTAGAATGGGAACTGTTTACTTTTTGCTAATGAGAGCTTctaattcagtttcttttttggtgGGTGACAGAGACCTGTGTACCAAAATACTTGTTTACCGGCGATAAGGAATTCTTGTTTACAAGAGTCCTGAATACAGCAATCAGGTGTAATCTATCCCAGTACATAAGCTCTAATGATGTTAGTCATGATTTActtatggaaaatatttgtttaattcCACTAACTGTATTATTATGCAAACACCGCATCAGTAAAATTGTTTGTAAAACTTTGCAACTGtaaaacttgaattttaaagCAACCTGCTCAGGCAGAAGTAACTCCTGCTGCTTACTGCAGGATCCTCACAGAGCTTTTCGGTTGCCTGTTAGGATCAAGCCAAAACAAACGCGAGTTAAGCTGGCTGGGACACACATAATGGACTATGACACGTTTTACCCAGGACACGGATTTCTGGAAATGTTACTCAGTTAATGTTTCTAACCTGTAGTGTGAAACGCGTGCCTTTGCGAACCcgtttttctcccctcccttttgCTAGCTGAAGCAGAGGTTACAGCacagcttttctcctgctcagttcttttcagatgtttcacaGCGACAGAATTGTGCCCAGTAATGGGTAGAAACAAGTGTTTGACAGAGGAGGCACACAGGAGATGAGGAATGTAGAGAGGACAGAGATTTGCCAGGCAATCTATAAGCAAATTTCCACCACCCCAGGCTGTCCCAGGATGCCTGTGCTTGAGAGCTGCCATTCTGGAGTGGTCTCTGTGTGGTGAGAGCACACAGGAGGCTGGCCTGGGGGGTGGAAGACTAAAAAGTAGGAAACACTTGGGCTTTGTTACACCAGCTCCTTGCAGGATTTCTTTTAcaagatgcttttctttaagaaacatttcttgttttgtCCTTCACAGCACTGTGCAAAGATGACTTCTAATCAGCCAGTTGTTTCTCTGTGCTTCAGGCTTCAATTAAGGAAACTAAAAACTTTCTTAATTTTGCTGTGATAATCATTGGTTTAGGGGTAAGTCTCACACACCTGACACTTTGACTCAGCACCGTGGTACAGAAATGGTTGCTTAGTAAagcctgattatttttttaagaactatTTAAAAGTAACTAATCATGGTGTGAGTAAAGCAAGATCCAAGTCTTACCAGTTCACTGGTAGCAGCAAGCAACTTGGTCTCCCATTAATACACATTTTAcgatcacatttttttcccttgtatgAGTTTCAGAGAATTCAGACATTAGTCCTATGTTTCATGTTTTTCCAAGGTAcgttacttttattttttctcaacAGGACTATTAGACTCAATGGGAGCTAAAACATCTTCACATGGTATTAACTGCTTCTCCTacctaaaaggaaaaatgcagcaagGTGCACAAAGGcataactttttcatttttaattatctgGCAGCCACAACATAAAATAACAGACTCTACTATAGGAAGTTGTCACCTGCTCTGGGGTTAGGCTGGTGCTTCGGTACTAGAAGTGGCAACCTGGAGTTCAGTGACTCTGGGGCAGTTTGACTTCTTCCCTACCACTCCCCATTACTGTGCTCTTTGTTGCACAAGCATAAGAGGGATGTTTTCATGACTTAGCACTACTGACATCATGGCCCTTACAATTAAGTAGAAGTTCAAATCCCATTCTTCAACCAGAATTTAAAGAACCTTTTTCTTGCTTGATACTTTGGCCTCTCCTGCACTTATGACATCTACCaaaggaaggcagcagagtTAAGTTTCCCACACAggaactgggttttttttgtcccagTAATAATCTTCAATTTACTCAAACAGTAAGCACCAAAACTGACAACCTACACCAGTAACTAACCGGCTGGCTGtcccaaataaataatttctaacCTTCACATCTATAGTAGAAAtgttcttataaaaaaaaaaaaaatcactaatttttattttctgcctttgagaACATAAAttgccacctccctccctcaccCCTTTTTTAAGCAACATGTAAGTTTGTAAGAGGGCCAAAAAATTGGTACATAATGGCATAGCTTGTAACTGTGTTACTGCAAACAGAACCACCACGCTGCAAGTCCAAGCTGTAACGTCTAACACACAGAGCAGCTCTACAGAGCCAGGGCAGCATGGTCCAGCAACAGCAGAACCGGACCCATTTTACAGAGGGAGCAGCTTTTTTGGCTACTGTTAACAACTCAACTCCTTCCTCCTGCATAAGCAAGCATGGGAGGGGCAGAGCAGAAGCTCCCTGCCTTGTTCTTGTTGCCAGCCAGTTACTTTTTTAATGCAACTCCTACAAGTTTAGCATACAGCTTTAGTTAAGCAGTATTTTCGAAGGATTAGGCTCGTTCAGTTGtagctttctctttcctctcttgcaAACTGGGACAAGCGTACTCATTGCAGCTCCTGGTTCAGCATGTTTACGTTCAGCCAGGGCACAAGTACAAAGGATCCGGCTCCACTGCAATCTTTTTACCACCAATGCAGAAATAAAgcgatttatttttttgataaaattgtCATTAGTGCAATACATCTTAAAACCgaagaatgaaatgaaagtATTTACGCATAACTTAAGCAACAAGAACCAACTGTGGTCTGAGgtcattttagtattttttgtaaaagtaaaaataaggcAAATAAAAACCCCTTCAGTGTTCTTTATCCAGACTAAtcaaacttaaaaattaatgattGTCTACACATACTGTTCAAAAGTACATGATTTTCCAGACAAGCTCAGacatttcacagcagaaaaaaatattccagagtTACAGAATTGTTCTTAAGTAACATGTAGATATTTTCAGAAGGCTGACAGGCTTCCGTTTCTCCTGGCTGAGAGGCTCTCGGTGGATTGTATGTCACCTACGCAGGTAGAACTTTCTTCATCATGATTAAAGCAGTCGTACGTGCTCAGCAAAGTACCATTTGCTGCTCTGTCATCTTTCCGCAAAGAGACGGGCAGATTTGCTAGGGTGAAGTTAACATCTTTGAAGGCATGCAATAAAAAGATCCCCACAATAATAGTCAGGAAGCCACTGAAGGTGCCAATAATGTCATCAGCCGCCATGTGTTGCCATTCCTTAAAAAGGATGGCAGAACAAGTTAAAACAGATGTTGTAAAGATTACGTAATATATTGGAGTCACTATCGAAGTGTTGAATATATCCAGAGCCCTGTTCAAATAGTTGATCTGTGTGCTCACACAGACAATAAGGCTTAGCAGCAGAATCCAAGACAAGGGATGTTTCAGCACTGGTTTTCCTGCAAAAAGTTCCTTTATAGCGATGCCCAGACCTTTTACACAGGAGACCGATAATGCTCCAATTACAGAGCAAATTGTTATGTACACAAGAATGTTGGTCTGTCCGTGGCGAGGTCCCACCACGCATATTAGAATTAAAGACACAATAACAACAAGAGTTGCGAAGACCACAAAACCTGTGgttaggggaaagaaaaaaataaaatcttgttaTTTATGGACACTAAAAAGCACCTTAGATGCACTGAGAAAACATACATTAACAATGCTCGGCTTAAACAGAAGCATTCAGGATATTTCTCATTACTCCTCCAACAAAGTTAAAATGACTTTAGCATGAGCTAGCTAAAACAAAGAATGAAGCTCAGGCACATTGTATTACCTTTACCAGAACTTCAgccaggtgactacaggattaGATTGCTCTATTGCCTCATGCACAGACTCACTGAGGTGTAGATGCCACTGGGTACAGGCTTGTGTCTGAAGGCTTTTTAGGGAGGTACATTTTGGCAGGCTGCTACATTCATCAGCAGATTTCCACTAATCGGGTCATTCCTTAAGATTGGCTTTTTAATCTCTGCGCTGCCTAGTTTGTGTTTAAAGTGGGAATTGTCTTTGCATTTATATAACATTTTGCAGATGTGTATAGATGTTGTGCTTATCAAACTGTGCTGCTGCATTTGTTTAAACTGTCATCTCAGTGGTTCACATCAAGACACCTTGTTCAAGGTGTGACAAGTTCACT of the Grus americana isolate bGruAme1 chromosome 1, bGruAme1.mat, whole genome shotgun sequence genome contains:
- the NIPA2 gene encoding magnesium transporter NIPA2, producing the protein MSQTRGRYDFCIGLVLAMSSSIFIGGSFILKKKGLLRLARKGSMRAGQGGHAYLKEWLWWAGLLSMGAGEVANFAAYAFAPATLVTPLGALSVLVSAILSSFFLNEKLNLHGKIGCLLSILGSTVMVIHAPQEEEVETLDEMSHKLGDPGFVVFATLVVIVSLILICVVGPRHGQTNILVYITICSVIGALSVSCVKGLGIAIKELFAGKPVLKHPLSWILLLSLIVCVSTQINYLNRALDIFNTSIVTPIYYVIFTTSVLTCSAILFKEWQHMAADDIIGTFSGFLTIIVGIFLLHAFKDVNFTLANLPVSLRKDDRAANGTLLSTYDCFNHDEESSTCVGDIQSTESLSARRNGSLSAF